A window of Leishmania major strain Friedlin complete genome, chromosome 27 genomic DNA:
TTCGCGGCATGCTAGCGAGGAGCGTGCGAGCAGGCTGGagcaccgccggcagcatTGCATTCCCGTCGCACGCGGAGTTACGCGACGGGGTGgaggcgggtggcgcggtgCCAGAGGTGGCGGGTGCTTGCGTCGTTGCGGCCACTCCGTTTCAGTGGCACAAGCCGGCCCAAAAAGTGTTCACCCAgtgcgctgtggcgctgcttcgcctgtTTCTGCAGCACACCGACGTGGCAGACGACGCGGCGTGTCCGCTGGCGTCGATTCATCTCCACCGCAACAAGAGCCACAACACGCTCTCGGCGGAGAAGCTGAAGGTGGCGTCCAATGTCATCGAAAGCGTGATCTCGGCAGCTGGCGAggcatctctctctcgcgtAGAGCTGCTCTCCACGCGGCAGACCTGCACcgtcctctcccttctttccGCCCTCTACGCCTTGCCTGAGGCGGACGCCGCTGTCCCGAacgcgatggaggaggcgcggtACCTtacgcagctgcgccatcgAAATCTGGCTGGCTGGCTGAAAACGGAGCTCGCTGCCTTCCTCGACAGCTCCGCTATGCGTGCGGCGAAGCTGTCTCCTGCGGAGGAACTGGTGCAGGCTATGCTGTGCCACAGGCTTCGCGAGGCCCGCGCCTCCGCTCAGTCGGTCGCGAACGCGGAGCTGGCGCGTGtgttgcgcgtgtgcggggagGGGAACCAGTTTGGTGGTTACGTCGAGATGGCGAAGAGCGGGTTCAAGGATGGTGAGGAAGTGCGTCAGCGTGTCGTGAGCCTCCTCTCCGGCAAGGTGGAACCCTTCATCCGTGACGAGGAGTACACGGGTCTGAACGAAGAGACGGCCGAGGTACGTGCGGCCCCGACGGCGGCCACGTggaagcagctgctgggcATCTTCACTTTCTATGGCTGTGTTCCGGATACGCCGGCCGAGGACATAATTCATGCCTTCCtcgagcggctgcgcgcaccgtcgtcgcgcaAGCTCAATCCTTTGCCTCCGTACGCCGAACGCGTTGACACTGCAGTGCTGCGGACGCACCGTGGGAAAGATGTTGTGCGGCGCGGCAACACCTTCCAAGatgctgcgttgctgctcttgGAGGGATTCGCCAACGGCTCGGCTCCTCCGGCTGCCTGCCTGCACCCCCACGCGTCGAGCTACTCGGGCGCCGACTATCTCACTCCCTTTGTGATTGTGGCTGCGATCCGCGCTGTCCAAGTACCGAGGGAGCAAGCCTACAGAGATGCGGAGCTGTCGGTACTTCTCGGCGTGACGGCAGAACTCGAGTGCAACGACGAGACGTGGTTCTGGGGCCTCCTTCCTCTGCACATGATCGAGTCGCCCGCCAACCGTCTCGACGCCGTACGCGCGTTTTGCAAACGCAACGCCATGCGTGCCAGCGCTCAGAAGCAGCTGGGCGAGCCCCAGGCAGATTACAATAGATTAGTAAGCCTGATGCGTGTGAACGAGGGCTGGCTGGAGCCCGTTTTCGTCCCtccggaggaggagaggagtgTCGCAGAGAACATGCCGAGCGTAAGGACGCACGCCGCCCTCGAGAAGGCCCTGGCGAAGCTGGCGATAGAGGCGTGGTAAGGGTAACACAGCCGGCAAGGGCGTGACGCGACTGAGGCCAAAGCgttgcgcacgcacacggactTGTGCCAGTGGGTATCTGTGGATGTTTGTGCGTGTTCGTGTCTCCATGGGACGGCTTAGAGCAGCGGGCGGGTatcttccttttttttgttttcgtttttgtgtTCCCACCACACCGCTCGCGCGCCGCACCTTAATTGAGAGTGATCTCTGGCCAGTCGCGCGCGCCATTCGCTGTTTCTTACGTGTGTAGGGTAATGaaggggtgcgtgtgtgtgtgcgtcgtgCGTTGGCTTTTGCCACTTGACTCCGTTGCCATGGTGATGGCAGTGCTGCATGCATTCTCTCTGTCTTGGGATGCCAATAACGTGTCGTGCCTTTGCCATCCGCATCAATCCTTGTCTTTGTCGTGTAGTGGTTCATTTTGTTTTaccagagagggagggcagcGCCTGTgtcgcacgtgcgcgtgtgtgtctgtgctgGTCTCTGCGCTTGTAGGGGTGCGCCTGTGGCTTTaggcggaggtgcagcgacatgcaggcacacacgcgctcacGCATAGGTGTCTGACTCGTCTCGCGTGAATACACTGAAAGAGAAACACAGAAACACAACATGCAGGCATCGCGACTCAGCGGCGTGATTGCGCCCatgcgcgtgcatgtgttTGACCTCGCGAAGGACTGCCACTCCACGCATCTAGTGCAGAAGGGCGCACGGGAATTCCTCAGACCGCACTCCACGATAGGATCTTTGCACACGAAATGGATGGCAGTCGATGGTGGCAACATCACACGCTTGCGTGTGCCCTGGAAACATGTGATGCTTGGCCCGGTCTCTGTCGAGGACGGCTAGCGCACCCCAGCTGCACGCTGAAGAGGAGCGATGAATCAAGAGGTCATTAAGCGCGTACTGCTTTTCTCAGGTCGGCGCACgcagcgttgccgctgctgtcaaGGGCGCTGTCTGTGGTGCAAgggcactgctgctccgtcCTTGTTGTTCTTCAGTTGTAGCTGTGCTTCTGTGTGGTGCGTTCTTTGCACCCCTGACGTGTGAAGGGGCAAAGGGCCTCTCCATGCATGGCTGCCTCGCCTTGATCCTTCTCCACGCTGATGATGCGCCCCTactcccttccccttccctccccttttcTTTCCGCTCTCTCAACGTCGCCCACGCTGCACTCGTGCGGCTTCCCTTTGCCTGCGAAACGGCCGTTCGCTACGACCAGCGAGAAGCACTTCTTGACTGTTCACTCGCTATATTATTTGACTGCTGCCGTTTGTTTTGCCgtctctgcttctctgctCTTTCCTCGCagttgtgtgcgcgtgcgccagcaTCCTGGGCGTCCGCTGGCTGTGGGCGGCTTTGTTCCGTTGTTGTATGTGTGCTTACTGGTGGGCTCTCTGGGCGAGTGCGTGACATGTGATGCGCGTGCAAGAGccgctcctcgccgtcgtctcaCCCTCCTCAGTGCGCTTCTTCACCCTCCTGGGCCCATACGtccatctccctctcgcctAAAAGGCTCTTTCTCTTGCCTGACCATTATGGCGTGGCAGCTGCGGGCCTCAGTGCTGCGCGTCCCGCGCTTCACCCTTCGCTTTGCCGGGAGCGGCAGGATAGAAGACATGCGCCTCTTTACACAGACGCTCTACACGTACTGGTACCACAAGGGCTTTTGGGGCGCCACCGTTGCCTCGGCGGTTGATTTTCTCAATACTTTTGTTCTCTTTATTGTGGCGGTCATCTTCACGATGCGGTTCGACTGGGCGGTAGCTCTGAGCTGCGTAGAATCGGAATGTGCCGCGCACCCACTGGTGAGAGGGCTGCACGCCCCGTACATCTTCTGTAGCACGTTCTGGGGCCACCTATGGGGGTTCATTTTTCTCACCTCCACTGTCGGCTCCTGCGCGTACGAGCTCGCGCTCTTCGTGGAGACGTACTACCTGCAGTATGAGGTTGAGGAGGTTGCCCGCGAGGCTGGCGTCGACACCGGCTTCCTTactccgctgcaccgctggcgctatcacctgcagcgcggcctGGATGGGCGAGCCGGGCACGAGTTCATCGGCTTGTGCGGTGGCGACGCAATCGCGCTCAGCACCGCAGGATGGGGCGAGTTTCTAGAGACCATTTGCGCGGCGGttggccgcagcggcagcgtcaaaTTTGGTGCTCCTGGTGATCCGCTGGATCCCCTACGTGCTGTCCAGGGCCTTATGCAGTTGGAGAACTACTTGATTGCGCTGCACGAGGCTGATGCGTTGCGGGGTACCGCACTCCAGTACGTCAGCCCAAGCGTGATCAGGACCCTGATCGACTCCATGTTTGATGCCTTCCGTACAGTCGAATCCCGGCGCAAGTGCGTATGGGCCGTCCGCTCCACCATGGTCACCTACGCCGTGCTGTACGGGGCTGGgtttttcttcttttgcGTGTACGTGACGCTGAAGGTGCTCGTGAAGAATGCGGCGCAGGTCAAGGTCAACTACTGGGCCCTCTCCCAGCGCATGTGGACAACGGAGGCGCAATGGCGTTTTCGGCTCTACAACGAGGTGGAGCACCTGCACGCGTGTCGCCTGCGTGCCGGGTCGGAGGTGGCCGAGCGCATGGTGGATCGGCTGCGGGTGTCGAACAGCGTTTCTAGATTGGTGCGGCGGGTCagcagcacgtgcgtgtttgtgaCTGCCATCCTATCCTTTCTGAATCCGGCTCTTCTCATCGGCTCCTCCATTGGCGGGCTCACTCTCGTTTGGTGGCTCACGCTCGCTTTGATGCTGTATGCGTGCGCACCAGAGGTGGATCCTCGGGAGCGCGAGTACGCGTACATCACCGACCTGGAGCGGCTTGTTGACAGCATCCACTACGACACGGCGGAGTGGTTCCATTCGGCGGACGCTTTCTACGAGCACATCACGACGACCTTTTTCAAGAATCGGCTTCTAGTGGTGGTGACCGGCCTCCTCGAAAGTCTCGCGCTGCCTGTCTTGCTCGTGTATGCCCTGGGGGACGGCAGCGTAGAGGCGTTGGTCGAGTTTGTGCTACAGCACTCGACGACGGTGGACGGTGTCGGCTCGATCGCCGTCGGCTCCGACTggagctcctcctcgctctccagGACGCCGTCGGGGGAGCACGACTCCGGCGGGTTCAATCACGCGTCAGCGTCGACGCAAAGCAAAGACGCTGACACGAGCGCTACATTGCTCGGCAAGCCCGCAGCTGCCACGGGCTTTGCACACAAGCGGGCAGAGAAGGTGCAGCTGTCGGTTGCCAGTTTTGCTGCGGTGTACTCAGAATGGACGCTACGGCACATCGACGGTCCGACAGGTAGGGAGTCTCCGGCAAGCTGCCAGGACGCTGCCCTCAACGACTTCCTGCGGCAGCTTAGTCTCCGCGTGCGGAAGGCAGCCATCACGCACGCAGCCAGCGTCGCTTCCTCGGACGAGCTGATGATATCCAGAGACTCATTGGCGCCGTCGAAGTCGGTACGCTCGGAGCGCCGCTTTATGGTACCTCGAGAAGCCGCCGAGCAACGGATCGACGGGGCCGACTGCGAAACCAGCGGGTTGCCGGCGTTTGCGGCGGGTAGCACAACCGCGCACGAGCGTGAGCAGCTGTTCGTGTCGCaggtgtcgtcgtcgcgccACGCCTTTCACTTCTCTCGGACAACTCAGCTACCGCTGAACCGTCGAGAAGCGGCAGACTACGGAACTGAAAAGGGAGGCGCCCTGTGAGGAAGAATGCAGCGAGTGTTCAGCCCCGCATgcgagcagcgtgcagctCGTCAAAGAGGGGCCGGGCGGTTTCGATAGCACACTTGCTGTGTGGCGCTGTGCATACTGGGGGGACACGTTTTCGTCTCCGGGATGGGATCTTTCGGGCTCGATGCCGCGGCTTTGTCTGATccgtctctgctgctgcccccccctccccctccccccgattctccctcctcttgcTGTATGTCGATGTTGCATGTATACATCGACATGCTTTTTCCTTTACAAAACAAGAAACTatgctcttctccctctgctctgtgtgtgtctcttgcTTTTTCTACCCCTTTGTTGCTTGGTGCAGTGCCACGACCCTGCGATAGCGCTGTCGCGCGTGCCGCGAgaaaaaacac
This region includes:
- a CDS encoding conserved hypothetical protein (previous protein_id=AAZ09785.1) produces the protein MMRPYSLPLPSPFLSALSTSPTLHSCGFPLPAKRPFATTSEKHFLTVHSLYYLTAAVCFAVSASLLFPRSCVRVRQHPGRPLAVGGFVPLLYVCLLVGSLGECVTCDARARAAPRRRLTLLSALLHPPGPIRPSPSRLKGSFSCLTIMAWQLRASVLRVPRFTLRFAGSGRIEDMRLFTQTLYTYWYHKGFWGATVASAVDFLNTFVLFIVAVIFTMRFDWAVALSCVESECAAHPLVRGLHAPYIFCSTFWGHLWGFIFLTSTVGSCAYELALFVETYYLQYEVEEVAREAGVDTGFLTPLHRWRYHLQRGLDGRAGHEFIGLCGGDAIALSTAGWGEFLETICAAVGRSGSVKFGAPGDPLDPLRAVQGLMQLENYLIALHEADALRGTALQYVSPSVIRTLIDSMFDAFRTVESRRKCVWAVRSTMVTYAVLYGAGFFFFCVYVTLKVLVKNAAQVKVNYWALSQRMWTTEAQWRFRLYNEVEHLHACRLRAGSEVAERMVDRLRVSNSVSRLVRRVSSTCVFVTAILSFLNPALLIGSSIGGLTLVWWLTLALMLYACAPEVDPREREYAYITDLERLVDSIHYDTAEWFHSADAFYEHITTTFFKNRLLVVVTGLLESLALPVLLVYALGDGSVEALVEFVLQHSTTVDGVGSIAVGSDWSSSSLSRTPSGEHDSGGFNHASASTQSKDADTSATLLGKPAAATGFAHKRAEKVQLSVASFAAVYSEWTLRHIDGPTGRESPASCQDAALNDFLRQLSLRVRKAAITHAASVASSDELMISRDSLAPSKSVRSERRFMVPREAAEQRIDGADCETSGLPAFAAGSTTAHEREQLFVSQVSSSRHAFHFSRTTQLPLNRREAADYGTEKGGAL